In Geotalea uraniireducens, one genomic interval encodes:
- a CDS encoding substrate-binding domain-containing protein produces the protein MKRLPDGILARTVLLAVALGLLLAMESRAETLVVAGSGSNLSATRILIREFLRQHPEIDLAEPTNVGSSGAVRAVAEGAISLGLISRPLRDAERQLPLTVVPFARTALVIGAHPGVADRGLTSAELLAIYRGTKSTWGNGRQIIVLTREPGDSTIEVLEEKIPGFREVYQQSIRANRWTIIMKDEIMNRRLRQLPDALGFSDVGAITSQRLAIKVLRFNGVAPTPENAASGAYPLVKTLSFAYRRGKVTPAAKAFIAFARSATAQSILRRHGYLGY, from the coding sequence ATGAAACGATTACCGGACGGAATACTCGCCCGGACGGTGTTGCTGGCCGTGGCACTCGGACTGCTGCTGGCGATGGAGAGCCGGGCGGAAACTCTGGTTGTGGCCGGTTCGGGCTCCAATCTCTCGGCGACGCGGATCCTGATCAGGGAATTTCTCCGGCAGCACCCGGAAATCGATCTTGCCGAACCGACCAACGTCGGCTCCAGTGGCGCGGTCAGGGCGGTAGCCGAAGGGGCGATCTCCCTCGGCCTCATCTCGCGGCCGTTGCGCGACGCCGAACGACAGTTGCCGCTAACCGTCGTCCCTTTCGCCCGGACGGCGCTGGTGATCGGCGCCCACCCCGGCGTAGCGGACCGGGGGCTGACATCCGCCGAGCTGCTCGCCATCTACCGGGGGACAAAGTCGACCTGGGGAAATGGCCGGCAGATCATCGTCCTGACGCGGGAACCGGGTGACAGTACGATCGAGGTCCTCGAAGAAAAGATCCCCGGTTTTCGGGAAGTCTACCAGCAGAGTATCCGCGCCAACCGCTGGACCATCATCATGAAGGACGAAATCATGAACCGCCGGCTCCGGCAGCTACCGGACGCCCTCGGTTTTTCCGATGTCGGCGCCATCACCTCGCAACGGCTGGCCATCAAGGTTCTCCGCTTCAACGGTGTGGCCCCCACGCCGGAGAACGCGGCCAGCGGCGCCTATCCTCTCGTCAAGACCTTGTCGTTTGCCTATCGCCGGGGGAAAGTAACCCCGGCGGCCAAGGCGTTCATAGCCTTCGCCCGCTCAGCCACGGCCCAAAGCATCCTCCGCCGGCACGGCTATCTCGGTTACTAG
- the htpG gene encoding molecular chaperone HtpG: MSKTVKKFETEVQQLLDLVIHSLYSNRDIFLRELISNSSDAIDKVRFESHSNMAVLEGDPEFKIKLIPDKEAGTLTIRDNGVGMTAEEVERNIGTIAHSGTKAFLTNLKEQNVAEHPELIGQFGVGFYASFMVADRVILVTRRAGHDRDAGVRWESTGDGSYTIEACDKAGRGTEITLHLKEDLKEYLDEWRIRSIVKKYSDYVQYPVVMDVTRTEVPKGVNGEEIEGAGTIEKTEEETLNSMQAIWTRAKSEISEEEYVEFYKHISHDFDKPLKTIHYAAEGTSEFKALLYIPAHKPFDLFYPDRKRGVQLYVRRVFITDNCEHLVPEYLRFMKGVVDSSDLPLNVSREILQEDVQIKRIQKNLVGKVLSTLGEMKEKEPEEYCSFYQEFGPVLKEGVHFDYANRDKLQELLLFESTTTEAGAFVSLEEYTERMAEGQQEIYYITGTSRAALEQSPHLEIFRKKGYEVLFLTDPVDEWVVQGLTEYAGKKLKAADRGDVSLASDEEKKEQEAKQEEAAKQYGALLQFINGKLADRIKEVRLSNRLTDSACCLVADEYGMNANMERILRAMNQEVPDSKRILELNPDHPLLQVLTAIYEKDQANPRLADYCDLLYDQALLTEGSPIKDPLRFTRLVSELMVSDGKTLTGR; the protein is encoded by the coding sequence ATGAGCAAGACCGTGAAAAAGTTCGAAACGGAGGTCCAGCAGCTGCTCGACCTCGTGATCCACTCCCTCTACTCAAACCGCGATATCTTCCTCCGCGAACTGATCTCCAACAGCTCCGACGCCATCGACAAGGTCCGCTTCGAGTCCCATTCGAACATGGCGGTCCTGGAGGGTGACCCGGAATTCAAGATCAAGCTGATCCCCGACAAGGAGGCCGGCACCCTCACCATCCGCGACAACGGCGTCGGCATGACCGCCGAGGAGGTCGAACGGAACATCGGCACCATTGCCCACTCCGGGACCAAGGCGTTCCTCACCAATCTCAAGGAGCAGAACGTCGCCGAGCATCCGGAGCTGATCGGCCAGTTCGGGGTCGGCTTCTACGCCTCGTTCATGGTCGCCGACCGGGTCATCCTCGTCACCCGCCGGGCCGGTCACGACCGCGATGCCGGGGTCCGCTGGGAGTCGACCGGCGACGGCTCCTATACCATCGAAGCGTGCGACAAGGCCGGACGCGGCACCGAGATCACCCTCCACCTGAAGGAAGACCTCAAAGAGTACCTGGACGAATGGCGAATCCGCTCCATCGTCAAGAAGTATTCGGACTACGTCCAGTACCCGGTGGTGATGGACGTTACCCGGACCGAGGTGCCGAAGGGGGTCAACGGCGAGGAGATCGAGGGGGCCGGCACCATCGAGAAGACCGAGGAGGAGACCCTCAACTCGATGCAGGCGATCTGGACCCGGGCAAAGAGCGAGATCAGCGAAGAGGAATATGTCGAATTCTACAAGCACATCTCCCACGACTTCGACAAGCCGCTCAAGACGATCCACTACGCCGCCGAGGGGACCAGCGAATTCAAGGCGCTCCTCTACATCCCGGCCCACAAGCCGTTCGACCTTTTCTACCCCGACCGGAAGCGGGGGGTGCAGCTCTATGTCCGGCGGGTCTTCATCACCGACAACTGCGAGCATCTCGTCCCCGAATACCTCCGCTTCATGAAGGGGGTGGTCGACTCCAGCGACCTGCCGCTCAACGTTTCCCGGGAGATCCTCCAGGAAGACGTCCAGATCAAGCGGATCCAGAAGAACCTGGTTGGCAAGGTTCTTTCGACCCTTGGCGAAATGAAGGAGAAAGAGCCGGAGGAGTACTGCTCCTTCTACCAGGAATTCGGCCCGGTGCTCAAGGAAGGGGTCCACTTCGATTACGCCAACCGGGACAAGCTTCAGGAGCTGCTCCTTTTCGAAAGCACCACGACCGAGGCCGGCGCCTTCGTCTCGCTCGAGGAGTACACCGAGCGGATGGCCGAAGGACAGCAGGAGATCTATTACATTACCGGGACGAGCCGGGCGGCCCTGGAGCAGTCCCCCCACCTGGAGATCTTCCGCAAGAAAGGGTACGAAGTGCTTTTCCTGACCGATCCGGTGGACGAATGGGTGGTCCAGGGGCTCACCGAGTACGCCGGCAAAAAGCTGAAGGCGGCGGACCGGGGCGACGTCTCGCTGGCAAGCGACGAGGAGAAGAAGGAACAGGAAGCGAAGCAGGAAGAAGCGGCCAAGCAGTATGGCGCGCTGCTCCAGTTCATCAACGGCAAGTTGGCCGACCGGATCAAGGAGGTTCGCCTGTCGAACCGCCTCACCGACAGCGCCTGCTGCCTGGTAGCCGATGAATACGGCATGAACGCCAATATGGAGCGGATTCTCCGGGCGATGAACCAGGAGGTGCCGGACTCGAAACGGATCCTGGAACTGAACCCCGATCATCCGCTGCTGCAGGTGCTCACCGCCATCTACGAGAAAGACCAGGCGAACCCGCGCCTCGCCGACTACTGCGATCTCCTCTACGATCAGGCACTGTTGACCGAGGGTTCGCCGATCAAGGACCCGCTCCGCTTCACCCGGCTCGTCTCCGAACTGATGGTCAGCGACGGCAAGACCCTGACCGGCCGGTAA
- the trpE gene encoding anthranilate synthase component I: protein MYFPDYPTFCSLAARGNLIPVYREIMADLDTPVSAFRKIDDGRFSFLLESIEGGEKWGRYTFLGASPTVVIRSRGNEVEIVSAGETVHRETVADPLAFVRDQLARYQPVEIPGLPRFFGGAVGYLGYDMVRHFERLPSDKPATIGAWDSYFLITDTILIFDNVRQKIKVVSNAHLDGSVTPEAAYAAATATIEAIIARLRTPLAPAAPRPATGSVSFASNVSRADFETAVEKCKEYVRAGDIIQVVLSQRFSGQLTVDPLDIYRVLRTLNPSPYMFFLRLDDTLVVGASPEVMVRKEGTKVELRPIAGTRPRSASAAEDRRLEEELLADPKERAEHVMLVDLGRNDLGRVCRTGTVRVSELMVVERYSHVMHIVSNVQGELEEGRDVFDVVRATFPAGTLSGAPKVRAMEIIDELEPVRREIYGGAVGYFSFSGNMDLAIAIRTLVIRDGLVHLQAGAGIVADSVPAAEYQETVNKAMAVVKAIEAAERGLD from the coding sequence GTGTATTTCCCTGATTACCCAACGTTCTGTTCCCTGGCCGCCCGGGGAAACCTGATCCCCGTCTACCGGGAGATTATGGCCGATCTGGATACGCCGGTCAGCGCCTTCCGCAAGATCGACGACGGCCGGTTCTCCTTCCTGCTCGAAAGTATCGAGGGGGGGGAGAAGTGGGGGCGCTATACCTTCCTCGGCGCCAGCCCGACGGTGGTCATCCGCTCCCGGGGGAATGAGGTGGAGATCGTCAGCGCCGGCGAAACGGTGCACCGCGAGACGGTGGCCGATCCGCTGGCCTTCGTCCGCGACCAGCTGGCCCGCTACCAGCCGGTGGAGATCCCCGGGCTGCCGCGCTTTTTCGGCGGCGCCGTCGGCTATCTCGGCTACGACATGGTCCGCCACTTCGAGCGGCTGCCGAGCGACAAGCCGGCTACCATCGGCGCCTGGGATTCCTACTTTCTGATCACCGATACCATCCTGATCTTCGACAACGTCCGGCAGAAGATCAAGGTCGTCTCCAACGCCCACCTGGACGGCAGCGTCACCCCCGAGGCGGCCTACGCCGCGGCGACCGCCACTATCGAGGCGATCATCGCCCGGCTGCGCACCCCCCTCGCTCCGGCCGCTCCCCGGCCGGCGACCGGCAGCGTTTCGTTCGCTTCCAACGTCAGCCGGGCCGACTTCGAAACGGCGGTGGAGAAGTGCAAGGAGTACGTCCGGGCCGGCGACATCATTCAGGTGGTGCTGTCGCAGCGCTTCTCCGGGCAGTTGACCGTGGACCCCCTCGATATCTACCGGGTGCTCCGGACCCTCAATCCTTCTCCCTACATGTTTTTCCTCCGTCTGGACGATACCCTGGTGGTCGGCGCTTCGCCGGAGGTGATGGTGCGCAAGGAGGGGACGAAGGTCGAACTCCGTCCCATCGCCGGCACCCGGCCGCGGAGCGCCTCGGCGGCGGAGGACCGGCGGCTGGAGGAGGAGCTGTTGGCTGATCCCAAGGAGCGGGCCGAGCACGTGATGCTGGTCGACCTGGGGCGAAACGACCTGGGCCGGGTCTGCCGGACCGGGACGGTGCGGGTTTCCGAACTGATGGTGGTGGAGCGCTATTCCCACGTCATGCACATCGTCTCCAACGTCCAGGGAGAACTGGAAGAGGGGCGGGACGTCTTCGACGTGGTCCGGGCCACCTTCCCCGCCGGTACCCTCTCGGGGGCGCCGAAGGTCCGGGCGATGGAGATCATCGACGAGTTGGAGCCGGTGCGCCGGGAGATTTACGGTGGGGCGGTCGGCTACTTCTCCTTTTCCGGCAATATGGACCTGGCGATCGCCATCCGCACCCTGGTGATCCGCGACGGCCTGGTCCATCTCCAGGCGGGGGCGGGGATCGTCGCCGATTCGGTGCCCGCCGCCGAATACCAGGAGACGGTCAATAAGGCGATGGCCGTCGTCAAAGCCATCGAGGCGGCGGAGAGGGGCCTGGACTGA
- the trpD gene encoding anthranilate phosphoribosyltransferase, whose product MIKKAIAKVVERHDLTEAEMIEVMDQIMSGGATPAQIAAFITALRMKGETVTEITGAARVMRDRATPIRVGRNILDLDRDDINIDRETILDVVGTGGDGTNTFNISTTVTFVVSACGVMVAKHGNRSVSSACGSADVLESLGVNLDVTPETVERCIREIGVGFLFAPALHGAMKYAIGPRKEIGIRTIFNILGPLTNPAGADCQVLGVYREDLVETLAHVLHRLGCRRGFVVHGLDGMDEMTLTSETRVAEVTPAGVTLRLVAPEELGLARCQAADLLGGDAAGNALIVREVLSGKPGPKRDVVLLNAAFALVAAGKAPEPAAGLAMAAAAIDSGRALAQLEKLIALTNE is encoded by the coding sequence ATGATCAAGAAAGCCATTGCGAAAGTCGTCGAGCGGCACGACCTGACCGAAGCGGAGATGATCGAGGTCATGGACCAGATCATGTCCGGCGGGGCGACCCCCGCCCAGATCGCGGCGTTCATCACCGCCCTGCGGATGAAAGGGGAGACGGTCACCGAGATCACCGGCGCAGCCCGGGTGATGCGCGACCGGGCCACCCCGATCCGGGTCGGGCGGAACATCCTCGATCTCGACCGGGACGATATCAATATCGACCGGGAGACGATTCTCGATGTCGTCGGCACCGGCGGCGACGGCACCAATACCTTCAATATTTCGACTACCGTCACCTTCGTCGTCTCGGCGTGTGGGGTGATGGTCGCCAAGCACGGCAATCGCTCCGTCTCCTCGGCCTGCGGTAGCGCCGATGTCCTCGAATCCCTCGGCGTCAACCTCGATGTGACCCCGGAGACCGTCGAACGGTGCATCCGGGAGATCGGCGTCGGTTTTCTCTTCGCCCCCGCCCTGCACGGGGCGATGAAGTATGCCATCGGTCCGCGCAAGGAGATCGGTATCCGGACCATCTTCAATATCCTCGGTCCGCTGACCAATCCGGCCGGCGCCGACTGTCAGGTCCTCGGCGTCTATCGCGAGGATCTGGTGGAAACCCTGGCCCATGTCCTCCATCGGCTCGGCTGTCGGCGCGGTTTCGTGGTCCACGGCCTCGACGGGATGGACGAGATGACCCTCACCAGCGAAACGCGGGTGGCGGAGGTGACTCCGGCAGGGGTAACGCTGCGCCTCGTCGCTCCCGAAGAGTTGGGCCTTGCCCGCTGCCAGGCGGCGGATCTGCTCGGCGGCGATGCGGCGGGGAATGCGCTGATCGTTCGGGAGGTGCTCTCCGGCAAACCCGGGCCGAAACGTGATGTGGTGCTGCTCAATGCCGCTTTTGCCCTGGTGGCCGCCGGCAAGGCGCCGGAGCCGGCTGCTGGCCTTGCCATGGCCGCCGCGGCGATCGATTCGGGCCGTGCCCTGGCGCAGCTGGAGAAGCTGATCGCCCTGACCAACGAATAA
- a CDS encoding SagB/ThcOx family dehydrogenase — MKKRLTGRLSRVALALLLTLPPAAAWAGAPIQLPAPLRGGGAPLMEALAQRHSSREFAPTKLSPQLVSNLLWAAAGINRPESGGRTVPSAMNWQEIDIYLATADGLFLYRPAEQQLEQVADRDIRALTGQQPFVAEAPLNLVFVADYGRMGEARAEEKPFYAAIDTGYISQNVYLFCAAEGLATVARASLDGQALAKAMGLRPEQRVVLAQSVGYPRGEAVKPVATPVRKPAPKPAAEAPAESGGNEGKPKFTIAPAVDY; from the coding sequence ATGAAGAAGAGGTTAACGGGACGGCTGTCCCGTGTTGCGCTGGCGTTGCTGCTGACGTTGCCGCCGGCCGCCGCCTGGGCCGGGGCGCCGATTCAACTGCCGGCGCCGCTGCGGGGCGGCGGGGCGCCGCTCATGGAGGCACTGGCCCAGCGTCACAGCAGCCGGGAGTTTGCTCCGACCAAGCTGTCGCCGCAGCTCGTTTCTAATCTGCTCTGGGCTGCCGCCGGGATCAACCGGCCGGAAAGCGGCGGCCGGACCGTCCCGTCGGCGATGAACTGGCAGGAGATCGACATCTACCTGGCCACCGCCGACGGTCTGTTCCTCTACCGGCCGGCCGAGCAGCAACTGGAGCAGGTAGCCGACCGGGACATCCGGGCGCTGACCGGCCAGCAGCCGTTCGTGGCCGAGGCGCCGCTTAATCTCGTCTTCGTGGCCGATTACGGCCGGATGGGCGAGGCCCGGGCCGAGGAGAAACCGTTCTATGCCGCCATCGATACCGGTTATATCAGCCAGAATGTCTATCTGTTCTGTGCCGCGGAAGGGCTGGCGACGGTCGCCCGGGCTTCGCTGGACGGCCAGGCCCTGGCCAAGGCGATGGGACTGCGGCCCGAGCAGCGGGTGGTGCTTGCCCAGTCGGTCGGCTATCCGCGTGGCGAGGCGGTGAAGCCGGTGGCAACGCCGGTTCGGAAACCGGCGCCGAAGCCGGCTGCGGAAGCTCCTGCGGAGTCGGGCGGCAACGAGGGGAAACCGAAGTTCACCATCGCTCCGGCGGTCGATTACTGA
- a CDS encoding homocysteine S-methyltransferase family protein: MGASFAELLQTAPVILGEGAVIERLRREFAVELHPELVNAAFVYEPAGRAALETIYRQYLAAGEHYRLPMLLSTPTWRANRERLARAGLADRDVNGDNFRFLDALRRSYGPYAGQIFICGLLSCRGDAYNPREGQSTEAAREFHRFQAEALAAAGVDLLLASTLPGCAEAAGLAQAMAATGLPYIVSFVIRPTGTLLDGTPLHRALAIIDDAVRPRPLGYLVNCSHASIFRRAICQPGNDLPAVRARLLGLLANTAALSPEELDEHPELVTEPPDDFAAAVAALHAEFGMRLLGGCCGTDGRHIAALADRLATLIRR, translated from the coding sequence ATGGGGGCATCATTTGCCGAGCTACTGCAAACGGCGCCGGTGATCCTCGGCGAGGGGGCGGTCATCGAGCGGTTGCGGCGGGAGTTTGCCGTCGAGCTCCACCCCGAGCTGGTCAACGCCGCGTTCGTGTATGAACCGGCGGGGCGGGCGGCGCTGGAGACGATCTACCGCCAGTATCTGGCTGCCGGGGAGCACTACAGGCTGCCGATGCTCCTCTCCACCCCGACCTGGCGCGCCAACCGTGAACGGCTGGCGCGGGCCGGCCTGGCCGACCGCGATGTCAACGGCGACAACTTCCGTTTCCTCGACGCCCTGCGCCGAAGCTATGGGCCCTATGCCGGGCAGATTTTCATCTGCGGCTTGCTGAGCTGCCGGGGCGACGCCTACAACCCTCGGGAAGGGCAGTCCACCGAAGCGGCTCGGGAGTTTCACCGCTTCCAGGCCGAAGCCCTGGCTGCCGCCGGTGTCGATCTGCTCCTCGCTTCGACCCTGCCCGGCTGCGCCGAAGCGGCGGGGCTGGCTCAGGCAATGGCGGCCACCGGGTTGCCGTACATCGTCAGCTTCGTTATCCGTCCCACCGGCACCCTGCTCGACGGCACGCCACTCCACCGGGCGCTCGCCATCATCGACGATGCGGTACGGCCGCGGCCGCTCGGCTATCTGGTCAACTGCAGCCATGCCTCGATTTTCCGCCGGGCGATCTGCCAGCCGGGGAATGACCTCCCTGCCGTCCGGGCCCGGCTGCTCGGGCTGTTGGCCAACACCGCCGCCCTTAGTCCCGAGGAACTCGACGAGCATCCGGAGCTGGTGACCGAGCCGCCGGACGACTTCGCCGCCGCTGTCGCTGCGCTCCATGCGGAATTCGGTATGCGGCTCCTCGGCGGCTGCTGTGGCACCGACGGCCGGCACATTGCCGCCTTGGCCGACCGGCTCGCCACCTTGATCCGCCGCTGA
- a CDS encoding O-acetylhomoserine aminocarboxypropyltransferase/cysteine synthase family protein encodes MSSSWKIETQAIQGGYDPKPGDPRVVTICQSTTFKYDSADYVAKLFDLEVPGFFYTRLGNPTTDAFEQRLAMMEGGVGALGTSAGQAATTLAIFNICKAGEHFVTASTLYGGTYNLFASTLPKMGIEVTFVDPEADAAEILAAFRPNTRALFAETIGNPGLNVLDFAKFSAIAQEKQVPLIIDSTFATPYLCRPFEHGANIVVHSATKYIDGLATSVGGVIVDGGNFNWDNGRYPELTEPDPSYHGLQYAKTFGPLAYIVKARVQLMRDLGAVPSPFNSFLFAQGLQTLPLRMQRHSDNALALATYLERHPAVSWVNYPGLPSHASYELARKYLPRGASGVLTFGIKGGAAAGKKFMEACNLIALVVHVGDARSCVLHPASTTHRQLSEEQQIASGVTPDLIRLSVGIEHIDDITADVEQALAASQR; translated from the coding sequence ATGAGCAGTTCATGGAAAATCGAGACCCAGGCCATCCAGGGGGGGTACGACCCCAAGCCCGGTGACCCGCGGGTCGTCACCATCTGCCAGAGTACTACCTTCAAATACGACAGCGCCGATTACGTTGCCAAGCTTTTCGACCTGGAAGTACCGGGCTTTTTCTACACCCGGCTCGGCAATCCGACCACCGACGCCTTCGAACAGCGGCTGGCGATGATGGAGGGTGGGGTCGGCGCCCTCGGCACCTCGGCGGGCCAGGCGGCGACGACCCTGGCGATCTTCAACATCTGCAAGGCCGGCGAGCATTTCGTCACCGCCAGTACCCTCTACGGCGGCACTTACAACCTCTTTGCCAGCACCCTCCCCAAGATGGGGATCGAGGTAACCTTCGTCGATCCGGAAGCCGACGCCGCCGAGATCCTGGCCGCTTTCCGCCCCAACACCCGGGCGCTGTTCGCCGAAACAATCGGCAACCCGGGACTGAACGTGCTCGACTTCGCCAAGTTCAGCGCCATCGCCCAAGAGAAGCAGGTGCCGCTGATCATCGACAGCACCTTCGCCACCCCGTACCTCTGCCGCCCCTTCGAGCACGGCGCCAACATCGTCGTCCATTCGGCCACCAAGTACATCGACGGGCTGGCCACCAGCGTCGGCGGGGTAATCGTCGACGGCGGCAATTTCAACTGGGACAACGGCCGCTACCCGGAACTGACCGAGCCGGACCCCTCCTACCACGGCCTGCAGTACGCCAAGACCTTCGGCCCGCTGGCCTACATCGTCAAGGCCCGGGTCCAGCTGATGCGCGATCTCGGTGCCGTCCCCAGCCCCTTCAACTCGTTCCTCTTCGCCCAGGGGCTACAGACCCTGCCGCTCCGGATGCAGCGGCACAGCGACAACGCCCTGGCGCTGGCCACCTACCTGGAACGGCACCCCGCCGTCAGCTGGGTCAACTACCCCGGCCTCCCCAGTCATGCCAGTTACGAACTGGCCAGAAAGTACCTGCCGCGAGGGGCCAGCGGGGTTCTGACCTTCGGCATCAAGGGGGGCGCCGCCGCCGGCAAGAAATTCATGGAGGCGTGCAACCTGATCGCCCTGGTGGTCCATGTGGGTGACGCCCGGAGCTGTGTGCTCCATCCGGCCAGTACCACCCACCGGCAGCTGAGCGAGGAGCAGCAGATCGCCTCCGGGGTCACCCCCGACCTGATCCGGCTGTCGGTCGGCATCGAGCATATCGACGACATCACCGCCGACGTGGAACAGGCCCTCGCGGCCAGCCAGCGCTGA
- a CDS encoding aminodeoxychorismate/anthranilate synthase component II has product MLLMIDNYDSFTFNIVQYFGELGEEVRVYRNDRITLEEIAALQPARLVISPGPCSPEEAGISVAAIRHFAGKLPILGVCLGHQSIGTAFGGRVARSSTLMHGKTSPIHHNGQGLFRGLPNPFNATRYHSLVVERATLPPCLEITAWVEEGEIMGLAHRELPVWGVQFHPESILTEGGMELLRNFLTMTR; this is encoded by the coding sequence ATGCTGCTGATGATCGACAACTACGATTCCTTTACCTTCAACATCGTCCAGTATTTCGGCGAACTCGGCGAGGAGGTGCGGGTCTACCGCAACGACCGGATCACCCTGGAGGAGATCGCGGCGCTGCAGCCGGCGCGGCTCGTCATCTCCCCCGGGCCCTGCTCCCCCGAGGAGGCGGGAATTTCGGTGGCCGCCATCCGCCACTTCGCCGGCAAACTGCCGATCCTCGGCGTCTGCCTCGGCCACCAGTCGATCGGCACCGCTTTCGGCGGCCGGGTCGCCCGGAGCAGCACCCTGATGCACGGCAAGACCTCGCCAATCCACCACAACGGCCAGGGGCTGTTCCGCGGGCTGCCTAACCCCTTCAACGCCACCCGCTACCATTCGCTGGTCGTGGAGCGGGCCACTCTCCCTCCCTGCCTGGAAATCACCGCCTGGGTCGAGGAAGGAGAAATCATGGGGCTCGCCCACCGGGAACTGCCGGTCTGGGGGGTTCAGTTCCATCCCGAATCGATCCTTACCGAGGGGGGGATGGAGTTACTGCGCAATTTCCTCACCATGACACGGTGA